Proteins encoded within one genomic window of Companilactobacillus sp.:
- a CDS encoding metallophosphoesterase family protein produces MKFIHAADLHLDTPFVNVKSFSKQLQNNLQKSTYTAATKVFDTAIRERVDFVILAGDTYDNTQRSLNAQAFLKNQFTRLKENNIQVYLIYGNHDYYRNNFSVIEFPANVHIFPETVSTETLTSRDGLKVGITGFSYHQQHISDDMAQNYPMREAFDYQIGILHGSVGSGEYAPFMVNELISKGYDYWALGHIHKREVINENPDVIYSGDTQGRNPNETGEKGFYLVTVLNQRTTLDFIASSSYVWTKQTIDAVSDDNLDSLINKATKFLDTETPELISFTINNAQRLDPEIIRAIQRDELLTYFSHQTLNGVMYQLTLEFKQEQRLQNIDQKYWDESAEQVFDLNDIKEMDQKLYNIDLIREHLNDPEFIQSIKAATQNIINQKHIGEES; encoded by the coding sequence ATGAAATTCATTCATGCAGCTGACCTACATCTCGACACTCCGTTTGTTAACGTCAAAAGTTTTTCAAAACAACTTCAAAATAATTTGCAGAAATCGACTTATACGGCGGCCACCAAAGTCTTCGACACTGCGATCCGAGAAAGAGTTGATTTTGTTATTCTGGCGGGGGATACGTATGACAACACGCAGAGATCGTTAAACGCACAAGCATTTTTAAAAAATCAATTTACGCGCTTGAAAGAGAATAACATTCAAGTTTATTTAATTTATGGAAATCATGATTATTACCGAAATAACTTTTCGGTAATTGAATTTCCCGCTAATGTTCATATTTTTCCCGAGACCGTTTCAACAGAGACGTTAACTAGCCGTGATGGTTTGAAAGTAGGAATTACAGGATTTAGTTATCACCAACAGCATATCTCTGACGATATGGCTCAAAATTATCCGATGAGAGAAGCTTTTGACTATCAGATAGGGATTTTACATGGAAGTGTCGGAAGCGGCGAGTATGCACCATTTATGGTAAATGAATTGATTTCAAAAGGTTATGACTATTGGGCTTTAGGCCATATTCATAAACGTGAAGTCATAAATGAGAATCCCGACGTAATTTATTCAGGGGATACCCAGGGACGAAATCCCAATGAGACAGGTGAAAAAGGATTTTATTTGGTAACTGTTTTGAATCAGCGAACAACGCTAGATTTTATTGCCAGTTCTAGCTATGTTTGGACAAAACAAACAATCGATGCTGTTTCTGATGACAATTTGGATTCTTTGATCAATAAAGCCACGAAATTTCTTGATACAGAAACTCCTGAGTTGATCTCGTTTACGATCAATAATGCTCAACGTTTAGATCCAGAAATCATTCGAGCAATTCAACGTGATGAACTGTTGACATATTTTAGTCATCAAACTTTGAATGGTGTCATGTATCAGTTAACGCTTGAATTTAAACAAGAACAACGCTTGCAAAACATTGATCAAAAATATTGGGACGAAAGTGCTGAACAAGTTTTTGATTTAAATGACATTAAAGAGATGGATCAAAAATTATACAACATTGATTTGATCAGAGAGCATTTGAATGATCCGGAATTTATACAATCTATCAAAGCTGCCACTCAAAATATTATTAATCAGAAACATATTGGAGAAGAATCGTGA
- a CDS encoding YlbF family regulator: MNIYDSANKLEQDLRASSEVAELKLAFEAVKANDLAYKLFDKVQNEQFALQQKQMQGQEITDADIEEMHKLTDQLQNFSEISNLMDKEKKVDSMMQESNKIISKPIAEIYQG, translated from the coding sequence ATGAACATTTATGACAGTGCCAACAAATTGGAACAAGACTTACGAGCATCATCAGAAGTAGCTGAATTAAAGCTTGCTTTTGAAGCTGTTAAAGCTAACGATTTAGCATACAAGCTTTTTGATAAGGTTCAAAACGAACAATTTGCTTTGCAACAAAAGCAAATGCAAGGTCAAGAAATTACTGATGCTGACATTGAAGAAATGCACAAGTTAACAGATCAACTTCAAAACTTTTCAGAAATCAGCAACTTAATGGATAAAGAAAAGAAAGTTGATTCAATGATGCAAGAATCGAACAAAATTATTTCAAAGCCAATTGCAGAAATTTATCAAGGCTAA
- a CDS encoding prenyltransferase — MDWKLFRELSDVKSALLDLCLMILVISYSFMKFMTFDFVNGLLGLLAVIIFHMIINFHNNYNEYKSAKSSVFLKKIHELGVNREALSHAKRMVYVLAFIPIVITAYLVYTTGWFILVIAILGIVMGILYTSGPKPLNQTVIGEFVMAIATTVIIPVAFIYLGLASSGKIDSSTIIDIIVICLPNTFAVFSAIIAGNVTQLEKDSSKADSLVERIGFHNSINLFRASWALSFLLVPILAIMQVVPYTALILILFYPGIWDKFRPFLKEPTQEHFDTVLEATIRLAAYYVVLVALGAIITVIMKLVS; from the coding sequence TTGGATTGGAAACTTTTTAGAGAACTTTCTGATGTGAAATCAGCATTACTAGATTTATGTTTAATGATCTTGGTCATAAGCTATTCATTTATGAAGTTTATGACCTTTGATTTTGTCAACGGACTTTTAGGACTATTGGCAGTGATCATTTTTCACATGATCATTAATTTTCATAATAATTACAACGAGTATAAATCGGCAAAGTCGAGTGTATTTTTAAAGAAGATCCACGAATTGGGAGTTAATCGAGAAGCACTTTCTCACGCCAAAAGAATGGTTTATGTTTTGGCATTTATTCCCATAGTGATCACAGCATATTTGGTATATACGACTGGTTGGTTCATCCTGGTGATTGCCATTCTTGGTATCGTGATGGGTATTTTGTATACTTCTGGTCCGAAACCCTTGAACCAAACTGTGATCGGTGAATTTGTGATGGCAATTGCCACAACGGTCATCATTCCAGTTGCCTTTATTTATTTGGGATTGGCTAGTTCCGGTAAGATCGATTCAAGTACGATCATCGATATCATTGTTATTTGTTTACCAAATACATTTGCTGTGTTCTCAGCAATTATTGCTGGGAACGTGACGCAACTTGAAAAAGACTCATCAAAAGCTGATAGCTTGGTAGAACGTATCGGTTTTCACAATTCGATCAACTTGTTTAGAGCCAGTTGGGCACTTTCATTTCTACTAGTTCCAATTTTAGCAATCATGCAAGTTGTTCCATATACAGCCTTGATTCTGATTTTGTTTTATCCGGGAATTTGGGATAAATTTAGACCATTTTTAAAAGAACCAACGCAGGAACACTTTGATACAGTCTTGGAGGCAACAATTAGACTAGCAGCGTATTACGTGGTACTAGTCGCACTTGGAGCCATCATTACTGTGATCATGAAGCTCGTAAGTTAA
- a CDS encoding PBP1A family penicillin-binding protein, with the protein MNNNRGFWNWLKPKLKVAWSYIKRYWRRFQITRWIILLFLTLILVLSGFWTYKAKTSNIEDLKASLQTKTTVLDKDGDNAGALYSRKGTYVGLDKISPNIQNAVISTEDRTFWTNPGFSVKGYARAAVGYLLHRGISGGSTLTQQLAKNALLTQKQTLSRKGEELFLSIEINKVYSKKSILAMYLNNAYFGNGIWGVQDASEKYFGKNASELDPGEGAVLAAILKSPNAYNPIDSMSNSKARRNLVLSLMADNNKLSSQQAKYYQSTPIDLTDNYQESSSYKYPYFFDAVIDEAVNKYGLKEDDVLNKGYKIYTTLDQNMQSAMEKSFDNSYLFPANATDGKEVQGASIAVDPKTGGILAVVGGRGEHTFRGYNRATQMQRQPGSTIKPLAVYTPAIQNGYSYDSELPDQITSFGKNKYSPTNADGQYQDEIPMYKALAQSENVPAVALLDKIGVKKGVASVENFGIKVNKNDQNLALALGGLSTGVSPLQMARAYTAFANEGKLADTHFITKIVDATGTVIVDNTSNATKQIINKDTAKEMTSMMLGVYNEGTGSAAKPDGYKIAGKTGSTEVPRSWGQDGTNDQWMIGYTPDIVVANWIGFDTRSETHFIPGTSENAIAPLYKNEMENILPNTNGTSFNTKDAAEIANEDSQDSNGNNNDFIKSFEDDVNGVKDKASQWYNEIKNFFGQ; encoded by the coding sequence ATGAATAACAATCGAGGATTTTGGAATTGGCTGAAGCCAAAACTAAAAGTTGCTTGGTCATACATTAAAAGATATTGGCGTAGATTTCAAATCACTAGATGGATAATACTTTTATTTTTAACATTGATCTTAGTATTAAGTGGATTTTGGACTTATAAAGCAAAGACTTCAAATATCGAGGATTTAAAAGCCTCGCTGCAAACTAAAACGACCGTTTTAGACAAAGATGGGGACAATGCTGGTGCATTGTACTCACGAAAGGGTACATATGTTGGATTAGACAAGATTTCACCAAACATTCAAAATGCGGTGATCTCTACCGAAGATCGAACTTTTTGGACTAACCCAGGATTTAGTGTCAAAGGATATGCCAGAGCCGCTGTTGGATACTTGTTACACCGAGGTATCAGTGGTGGTAGTACCTTAACGCAACAGTTGGCAAAGAATGCCTTGCTGACACAGAAACAGACACTGTCGAGAAAGGGAGAAGAACTATTTCTCTCAATTGAAATAAACAAGGTTTACTCTAAAAAATCGATTTTAGCAATGTATTTGAACAATGCTTATTTTGGGAATGGTATTTGGGGAGTTCAAGACGCATCCGAAAAATATTTCGGAAAAAATGCATCTGAATTAGACCCCGGAGAAGGTGCAGTTTTGGCTGCTATTTTGAAGAGTCCCAACGCATACAACCCAATTGATAGTATGTCTAACTCTAAAGCTAGACGTAATTTGGTCTTGAGTTTGATGGCTGACAATAATAAGCTAAGTTCTCAACAGGCTAAATACTATCAGAGCACACCTATCGACTTAACTGATAACTATCAAGAGTCAAGTTCATATAAGTATCCTTATTTCTTTGACGCTGTGATCGATGAGGCCGTTAATAAGTATGGTCTTAAAGAAGATGACGTTTTAAATAAGGGATATAAGATTTACACGACGTTGGATCAAAATATGCAAAGTGCAATGGAGAAATCGTTTGATAACAGTTATTTGTTCCCAGCTAACGCGACTGATGGCAAGGAAGTACAAGGGGCATCAATCGCTGTTGATCCTAAAACTGGTGGCATTTTGGCAGTAGTCGGCGGTCGTGGCGAGCATACCTTTAGAGGTTATAATCGTGCCACGCAAATGCAACGACAACCAGGATCGACAATCAAGCCATTAGCCGTATATACTCCAGCTATTCAAAATGGATACAGCTATGATTCTGAATTACCGGATCAAATTACTAGTTTTGGTAAAAATAAATACAGTCCAACCAATGCGGATGGTCAATATCAAGATGAGATCCCGATGTACAAAGCATTGGCCCAAAGTGAAAACGTGCCGGCTGTTGCATTGTTGGATAAGATCGGGGTCAAAAAAGGCGTTGCATCCGTTGAAAACTTTGGTATCAAGGTCAATAAGAACGACCAAAACTTAGCTTTGGCACTAGGTGGATTATCAACCGGTGTTTCGCCATTGCAAATGGCACGAGCATACACAGCATTTGCCAACGAAGGAAAGTTAGCTGATACGCATTTTATTACTAAGATCGTTGATGCAACTGGAACTGTGATCGTTGATAATACCAGCAATGCAACTAAGCAGATCATTAACAAGGATACTGCTAAAGAAATGACTAGTATGATGTTAGGTGTTTACAATGAAGGAACTGGTTCTGCAGCAAAACCAGATGGTTATAAGATTGCCGGTAAGACTGGTAGTACTGAAGTGCCGCGTTCATGGGGTCAAGACGGGACCAATGATCAGTGGATGATTGGCTATACGCCAGACATCGTGGTCGCAAACTGGATCGGGTTTGATACTAGAAGCGAGACCCACTTTATTCCAGGTACGAGTGAAAACGCAATTGCTCCACTTTATAAAAATGAAATGGAAAACATTTTGCCTAATACTAACGGAACTTCTTTCAACACTAAGGATGCCGCGGAAATTGCTAACGAGGATAGCCAAGATAGCAACGGAAACAACAATGATTTTATTAAATCTTTTGAAGATGACGTAAACGGCGTGAAAGATAAAGCTAGCCAATGGTATAATGAAATCAAGAACTTTTTTGGTCAATAG
- the argS gene encoding arginine--tRNA ligase, producing the protein MDSKILVVNALSKVVPAEITADQIQNLIEKPKSSDLGDYAFPTFILAKSLHKAPNMIAQELVSEISQDGFEKVVNTGAYINFFLDKSSFSNDILHTVLKEQDDYGNQNEGNNGNVPIDMSSPNIAKPMSMGHLRSTVIGNSIAKIITKLGYQPIKINHLGDWGTQFGKLIVGYKMWGSKEQVEEDPINNLLKYYVRFHKEAEDKPELDDEARAWFKKMEDGDEEALALWTWFRKLSLAEFQKIYDRLGVTFDSYNGEAFYNDKMDAVIKTIQDKGLLQESRGAEIVDLSKLDLSPALIRKTDGATLYITRDLAAAIYRKDTYHFVKSLYVVGSEQAEHFKKLKAVLKMMGYDWADDIHHIEFGLITTGGKKLSTRKGNVILLENVLNDAVDLAKKQIEEKNPNLKNKDEVAESVGVGAVVFHDLKNERRDSFDFNLEEVVRFEGETGPYVQYTNARALSILRKAGNTDYQTASDLTLSDPEAWDTIKMIQEFPEIISRAGAKYEPSVVAKYSLKLAKSFNQYYAHSKILTDDSGLNARLALVKSVSIILQMSLALLGVKAPEEM; encoded by the coding sequence ATGGATTCGAAAATATTAGTCGTAAATGCACTATCTAAAGTAGTTCCAGCAGAAATTACTGCTGATCAAATTCAAAATTTAATTGAAAAACCTAAATCATCAGACTTAGGCGATTACGCCTTTCCAACTTTTATCTTGGCAAAATCATTGCATAAAGCACCTAACATGATTGCTCAAGAACTAGTTTCAGAAATCAGTCAAGATGGCTTTGAAAAAGTTGTTAATACTGGAGCTTATATCAACTTCTTCTTAGACAAGAGCAGTTTTTCAAATGATATTTTACACACTGTCTTAAAAGAACAAGATGATTATGGTAATCAAAATGAAGGCAATAACGGAAATGTTCCGATCGATATGTCTTCACCTAATATTGCTAAACCTATGTCAATGGGTCACTTGCGTTCAACAGTTATTGGTAATTCAATTGCTAAGATCATTACTAAATTAGGATATCAACCAATCAAGATTAATCACTTGGGTGACTGGGGAACACAATTTGGTAAGTTGATCGTTGGTTACAAGATGTGGGGTTCAAAGGAACAAGTCGAAGAAGATCCTATCAACAACTTGCTTAAATATTACGTTCGTTTCCACAAAGAAGCTGAAGATAAACCTGAACTTGATGACGAAGCACGTGCTTGGTTCAAGAAGATGGAAGATGGCGATGAAGAAGCCCTAGCACTTTGGACTTGGTTTAGAAAATTATCATTGGCCGAATTCCAAAAGATCTATGATCGTTTAGGCGTAACCTTTGATTCATACAACGGTGAAGCTTTTTACAATGACAAAATGGATGCTGTAATCAAAACCATTCAAGATAAAGGCTTGTTGCAAGAAAGTCGCGGTGCAGAAATCGTTGATTTATCAAAACTTGATCTTTCACCAGCCTTGATCAGAAAAACTGATGGTGCTACTTTGTACATCACTCGTGATCTTGCTGCAGCTATTTATCGTAAAGATACTTATCACTTTGTTAAATCTCTTTATGTTGTTGGTAGCGAGCAAGCTGAACATTTCAAGAAATTAAAGGCCGTCTTGAAGATGATGGGTTACGATTGGGCTGATGATATTCATCATATCGAATTTGGTTTGATCACAACTGGCGGTAAAAAGCTTTCAACACGTAAGGGCAATGTTATCCTACTTGAAAACGTATTGAACGATGCTGTCGATCTAGCTAAGAAACAAATTGAAGAAAAAAATCCTAATCTCAAGAATAAAGATGAAGTTGCTGAATCAGTTGGTGTCGGAGCCGTTGTCTTCCACGATTTGAAGAATGAAAGACGTGACAGCTTTGACTTCAATCTTGAAGAAGTCGTTCGTTTTGAAGGTGAAACTGGACCTTATGTTCAATATACAAATGCTCGTGCATTAAGTATCTTGAGAAAAGCTGGTAACACTGACTATCAAACTGCATCTGATCTAACTCTTTCAGACCCTGAAGCCTGGGATACTATCAAAATGATTCAAGAATTCCCAGAAATTATTAGTCGTGCAGGTGCCAAATATGAACCTTCAGTTGTTGCTAAATATTCATTGAAGCTTGCCAAGAGTTTCAATCAATATTATGCTCATAGTAAGATTCTGACAGACGACTCGGGATTAAATGCACGTTTGGCACTGGTTAAATCAGTGTCGATCATCTTGCAAATGTCTCTAGCCTTATTAGGTGTGAAGGCACCAGAGGAAATGTAG
- a CDS encoding RluA family pseudouridine synthase: MYQRTIIFHSKNNYEPTIRELLKKWLIPKKWQHFLRIERNILINGKYHSFNELVHDQDSVTLKFDFPPRTESQNYLPGKRKINISYEDADVLIVNKPAGVKTHPNLSTENDSLFNDVQTYLAPGHPYMVHRIDMLTSGLVLISKTPYLVPIFNRQLTTKILHREYLAIVKLNNPIPNSGTIDKPIGSDPTDIRKQTISDSGLSSQTDFSVISKNDSYALIQLTLHSGRTHQIRIHLASMGWPIVNDVLYNRDSPDGEMMLCAFRLSYQIPFSDEYRTTEIKPDDQMMDFLTNHHLKNEF, encoded by the coding sequence GTGTATCAAAGAACAATAATTTTTCACTCGAAAAATAATTATGAACCAACGATCCGTGAATTGCTCAAAAAATGGCTCATCCCCAAAAAATGGCAACATTTCTTACGGATTGAACGAAACATTTTGATAAACGGAAAATATCATTCTTTTAACGAGCTAGTGCATGATCAAGATAGTGTGACGTTAAAATTCGATTTTCCTCCGCGGACGGAATCTCAAAACTATCTACCTGGCAAAAGAAAAATAAATATCTCATATGAAGATGCAGACGTCTTGATTGTCAATAAACCAGCTGGAGTCAAAACTCATCCGAACTTATCAACTGAAAATGATTCGTTATTCAACGATGTGCAAACTTATTTGGCACCAGGACATCCCTATATGGTCCATCGGATCGACATGCTGACATCAGGATTAGTTTTGATCTCGAAAACTCCCTATCTCGTTCCGATTTTTAACCGACAGTTAACGACCAAAATATTGCATCGGGAATATTTGGCAATCGTAAAATTGAATAATCCAATCCCAAATTCTGGAACGATCGATAAACCTATCGGGTCAGATCCAACTGATATTCGAAAACAGACCATCAGCGATAGTGGCTTGTCATCACAAACTGATTTCTCAGTAATTTCTAAAAATGATTCATATGCACTTATCCAATTGACTCTGCATTCTGGCAGAACACATCAGATCAGGATTCATCTGGCCAGCATGGGATGGCCGATTGTAAATGACGTCTTGTACAACCGGGATTCACCTGATGGAGAAATGATGCTCTGTGCGTTTAGACTGAGTTATCAAATTCCATTTTCCGATGAATATCGAACGACCGAGATAAAACCTGATGACCAGATGATGGATTTTTTGACCAACCATCATCTAAAAAATGAATTTTAA